A genomic region of Gemmata massiliana contains the following coding sequences:
- a CDS encoding aldo/keto reductase — MEYRQLGRSGFKVPVLSLGTGTFGGGNEFFKAWGDTDAKGASHLIDVCLDAGLTMFDSADIYSNGLAEEVLGAAIKGRRDKVLISTKATFRFGDGPNNVGSSRFHLIRSCEAQLKRLGTDYIDLYQMHGFDATTPVEETLSALDDLVRAGKIRYIGCSNFSGWHLMKSLATSDCYGWSRYVAHQAYYSLVGRDYEWELMPLGIDQGVGAVVWSPLGWGRLTGKMRRGQALPKTSRLNSQISNEKGPPVDDEYVYKVVDALDVVAKETGKTVPQVALNWLLQRPTVASVIIGARDEQQLRDNLGAVGWNLTPAQVAKLDAASAVTLAYPYWHQRGFVERNPSPVG, encoded by the coding sequence ATGGAATACCGTCAGTTGGGCCGGTCGGGGTTCAAAGTTCCGGTACTCAGTCTGGGCACCGGGACGTTCGGTGGAGGTAACGAGTTCTTCAAGGCGTGGGGCGACACCGACGCGAAGGGCGCGTCGCACCTCATCGACGTGTGCCTCGACGCCGGGCTGACGATGTTCGATTCGGCCGACATCTACTCGAACGGTCTCGCGGAAGAAGTGCTCGGGGCCGCGATCAAGGGCCGGCGCGACAAGGTACTCATTTCCACGAAGGCGACGTTCCGGTTCGGTGACGGCCCGAACAACGTCGGCTCGTCCCGGTTCCACCTCATCCGCTCGTGCGAGGCGCAACTGAAGCGCCTGGGCACCGATTACATCGACCTCTACCAGATGCACGGTTTCGACGCGACCACGCCGGTGGAAGAAACGCTCTCGGCGCTCGACGACCTGGTTCGCGCCGGGAAGATCCGCTACATCGGGTGCTCGAACTTCTCCGGTTGGCACCTGATGAAGTCGCTGGCTACCTCGGACTGCTACGGCTGGTCGCGATACGTCGCGCACCAGGCGTACTATTCGCTGGTGGGGCGCGACTACGAGTGGGAACTGATGCCGCTCGGGATCGACCAGGGCGTCGGTGCGGTGGTGTGGAGCCCGCTCGGGTGGGGCCGACTCACAGGCAAGATGCGTCGCGGGCAGGCACTCCCGAAGACGAGCCGCTTGAACAGCCAGATCAGCAACGAGAAGGGGCCGCCAGTCGACGACGAGTACGTGTACAAGGTCGTGGACGCTCTCGACGTGGTGGCGAAAGAGACGGGCAAGACGGTCCCGCAAGTCGCGCTCAACTGGCTGCTCCAGCGCCCCACGGTGGCGAGCGTCATCATCGGCGCACGCGACGAACAACAACTGCGCGACAACCTCGGTGCGGTGGGTTGGAACCTGACCCCGGCTCAAGTCGCCAAACTCGACGCGGCCAGCGCGGTAACGCTCGCGTACCCCTACTGGCACCAGCGCGGGTTTGTCGAACGCAACCCGTCGCCGGTCGGGTAG